In the Setaria italica strain Yugu1 chromosome VI, Setaria_italica_v2.0, whole genome shotgun sequence genome, one interval contains:
- the LOC101775582 gene encoding 11 kDa late embryogenesis abundant protein — MQAGKSVMEATKEAAANLGASANAGMQKTRAAVQGQVEKATAHNASDKAAAEANQRERVRAAEEEKQGAMRANAAAKERATGAHPSQGAPGIVDAAHHQQGHGAAPAGGHVEAGVGETRPVARATGAARPSAAHNPHVGSDFSQARGTGGQYQ; from the coding sequence ATGCAGGCCGGGAAGAGCGTGATGGAGGCGACCAAGGAGGCCGCGGCGAACCTGGGCGCGTCGGCGAACGCCGGCATGCAGAAGACCCGCGCCGCCGTGCAGGGCCAGGTGGAGAAAGCCACGGCGCACAACGCGTCGGACAAGGCCGCTGCGGAGGCGAACCAGCGGGAGCGCGTgcgcgccgcggaggaggagaagcagggcGCGATGCGCGCGAACGCGGCCGCCAAGGAGCGCGCCACTGGCGCGCACCCGTCGCAGGGCGCGCCGGGCATCGTTGACGCCGCCCACCACCAGCAGGGCCACGGGGCCGCCCCGGCGGGCGGGCACGTCGAGGCTGGCGTCGGCGAGACCCGGCCCGTCGCGAGGGCCACCGGAGCGGCGCGGCCCAGCGCCGCGCACAACCCGCACGTCGGGAGCGACTTCTCCCAGGCGCGCGGCACCGGCGGGCAGTACCAGTGA